A window of Miscanthus floridulus cultivar M001 chromosome 12, ASM1932011v1, whole genome shotgun sequence genomic DNA:
TGCATTTAAAAAGATGTTGGCATTTTGCGCCATGACACTCCCTTAAAGTCACTGAGTTCATACAATAATTGCTGCAAAAGAAGTCTCAGACGCAACCGTGTTGAGCAGTAAATTAATCCACACCATAGGATGAATAGCAGCGTCCCATAATTAGGTACAAGGGTTAATAAGCCCCACAAGTCAGAGTGGGAGGAGATGAGCCCACGAGGCACGCCAGGCGGGGGATGAGGCTATCGACGGCCGCCGGAGGATGAGAAGGCGAGCATGCGATTGCGACCAATCCAGAACTCTAACAATGGACGAATGGAGCAACAATACTGCAACAAAACTACAAGGAAGGACTAGAGGCTGGAACCTGCACGTTgaagctctcctccaccttggtgTAGGGCGCCATGACGGCGTAGAACGCGGCGATCGATCCGAGCATGAGGTCCCACCCCCACCGTGAgagccagccgccgccgccggcggcggcggcagcggcgggctTGGGTCGGGGCATGGGCGGGAGCTGAGGGTCGACTGAGGAGCGGCGGGCGGAGGATCCGGCACTCCGGCAGAGACAGAGTGAGCAGCCGGCGGCGTCGACCTCGCCGTTGTGTGCGCGGAGTTAGTGGAAGGCCTTGTCGGGCTCTTGTTGTTAGGCCTGGCCCAATGTAAGTCAACAGCCCAGTTAAGCTAGGCTATAGCAAACGGCCCTCCTTGCATGCTGGTTGTTGCGGGCCGccttgctactgctactgctgtgCGCATACCCGTTCATGTTAGCGTATTTTCTGTGACAAAAAGTTCGTGTTCGCCATAAAGGTACCCCCATTCATGCTGTTGTATATTTTTTTCAAAGGTCATGCTGTTGTATTTTCTGACAAAAAAATCATGTTCATCATAAAGGTACCCATCATTCTCAACAACTTAATTCCATAACATTTTTTATTTCTATCACACCGATATTCGTGTCGAAACTCATATTTCTTCTTGTGGTAATAAACTTCAGACAAGGGGTCATCTTTTGTGCTATTTATGTACAAGCTGCTAGCTGCGTTCCCGACCGCGAATAAGTCTCAAAGTTCTACCTTCCCGATGCATTCAGTCAGATATTCACGAACATGCATGTGAATAATGGAAGTTTGTCTGAGAGCTCATGTTGGTTTACTTGCATGCTCGCAGCAACTGCTGTGGTGCAGTTTCGCAATCATTAGCAGCTGCACGCATGATGAGCAACGTGCTGGCTTCTTTGTACAATTAACCCCACGTGATTACCAATGTGTGTACTGCCTACAGGGCTACAGGCCACTGCAGCAAGCGAGCAAGGTGGCCTGGCCTCGCTTTCTGTGCCTTATTACATGCATGGCAGCCATGGCCTCGTTTATTGCGAAAAAAAGTGAACATAGTactattttcgtcttatttgataaatattgtccaatcgtcttatttgataaatattgtccaatcgtggatcaactaagctcaaaagattcatctcgtgatttccaactaaactgtgtaattagttattttttttacctacatttaatactccatacaagcggttaaaaattgatgtgatggagagagagtgaaaaattTGAATGGCATCTAAACCAGGCCCATGTCTAAAGGCTTTAAGCAGGCACGCGTACCCGTTCCAACAGTATCAGATGTGTTCTGACGCATCATGCATGTGTAACAAAAGTCTCCAGTAGATTAGGATGGACCTTGCAGCTACTGCTGATTCATTGATTGATTACTTTCTACAAACGTAAAGCTTTGCACGCCCGCGCGCATCGATCTCTAGAGCGACGTGAAAGCGCAGCTGCCACTgtggtcggcgtcggcgtcgtcgCTGCAGGGGGAATGCGTGTGGCGGCCCTCGTAGGTGGTGATCACCATGCGGCAGTCCTCCGACAGCCTCTCCACTCGCTTCTTCACGCGGCAGTTGCTGTGGGTGCACCGGTAGTAGCTCCTGGAAGTACGCACGCAAAGTGATAATTTAAAGCCAACTGAAACCACAAATTAAATTATGAAGTTTAAAGCTTTGAAACAATTCGTGCTTGTATATGAATCTAGCTGCACCAAGTTAGAGGAAGACCTCCTTGGCCTCTGAAGATCGACCAAGCACTAGTAAGCACTGTCAAGCTGAATATATCCAGTTTTTTTTCCCTGTTCAAATCTAGTGATTCATACTGAAAAAAATCTCACTTCCCAAGAAGTTACAGTTTCcaatttaaccaaatatatacaaaaaattactaacatttatgataccaaataaatatttttagattaattatgaaatatacttTTAAAGTAAACCTACTTCAAGACATAGTTGTTGATAagattttctataaacttgatcaaacttaagaaagtttgactcatCCCAAACCTAGAATTGCTTTTGGATGGAGGGAAAAAAATGGTTGGTGACATATTTCACCATGCTGGGTATCTAATGGAAATAATGACAAGTTATCAATTTTTGGGACCCCAATATGTGGTTTCAAACTTTCAATCAGGGTTGTCAGGATCCTGATCGTGATCTTAGAATCGTATATCTTATACAGTCCTACCAAGCCGAAATGGTACCATTCCCGCCATGTATCCCAAATTTCATAGTATATTGATCCTATTCGAAAATTCCACACGATCTCATAAGATCTTTAGATCTTACAATACATAATATTGATATAGATGACCTTAGAAGTGATTGGGTtttgataaatattatttaaggcTAAGGTGGATTGAAATTTACGAAAATCCAATTAAATCTTACCTAGAATCCTGATTTTAACAACCTTTGTTTCAATTATGCATGAGAACTCACGAAAAAAAATTATTCTTCCAGAATGATAATTTTACAAGGCAGGTTGAATGCGTGGTGGAGTTTTAATTGTACACTAGGCTACTATTTGTATTTTCTGTGAATTTTAATTGGCCAGTAGTATATATGCATGGGTGATTGTATTCTGGCACTCATCAAAAGCATTCTCATGAGATGAAAACATATAAACAGGGCATATAGATTCAGCCTCTATACCGTCTAGGCCTCGATCTACTACCAAAAGGAAACACTTACAAGAACACATGTAGCCTGAACAAAATTCAAAGAGACTACGGGCCAACAATCATGGACAGGTCGGCCTGCGTGCCTTTCCTACGGCACATCGAGTGTCTGAAGAAATTGTGTTGTGAatatgtgtgcaccattttgcaTTTGTCCCAGCGCATGCATATGCACTCGTTCCTGTTCATGCGTGTGTCCTATTGCTACAGATCATGAATGATGATATGTTTTACTAGTGCATGCTGACATGCCGTAGACGGCGTGCATGATCAGAACTTAGACCAAGCAGGAAGAAAATTAAAAGATGTCTTTTACAGATCCTTTAAACTGATACTTTTAGAGTTCCAGCAACTATGCATGAATGCATCTGTCCTTTCATTTTGTAGTATTCCATTGTCAGCCTGCTCGGTTGGCtgattcatatcgttgctggttcgtgaagaagtacttgctgactggtttgtgtgaaagagaaatattgtttcggctgaaaatttacgatcgtttacgacaagccacagccaaaccaaACGTACAGGCTGTGTGACTCTTCTCCTTTGGGAAAAAGGTTGCTTGGTGTGGCTTTCTGCACCAACATTTTGGCGAATGCATGGCATTTTTGGGTGAAACAAAAGAGAAACACTTAAATAAAATAAACATAGCAGATCTGCCTTTTGTACATCATCTATCGCTGATGCTGCCACAAAAACGTGCATAATGTCATATTACTAAATAAACAACTTAGCCATAAAGTTACTTAATTATAATATTATATAGACGGCACCTTAGGTGTATATATCTGAGCTAATTTAGTACCCAGGTAGTGTTTAGTTGGCAAAATGGTACtgcagcactttcgttgttatttgacaattagtgtccaattatagtctaattaggcttaaaagattcgtctcatgaatttcgtctaaactatgtaattagttttattttttattcatatttaatgcttcatgcatgcgtccaaagattcgatgtgacggaaaatcttgaaaaattttgcaaaatgaaagGGAACTAAACAGGCTCCCAGCCTATTTGGTTCATGAtaatatgttgcatatgttataaAACTCAACAAAACAGTTTCCCCTTGTAAACACAAATAAAAGTATTGCCAAGCACATCAATTTGGACGACACTCACTCGTCCGACAATATTCCATATGATATATTATTAGCAACCTTGATCTTTCACATGGATAAGCTAGTTGAACAATATCATAAATGCCCATGGAATCAATCTTTCCTATGATCGGTCAATGAAGCTAGGCATCAATCTTTGTTATTACTGCCCTTTTCTCAAAATGTGAATTTGCATGGTTCACATATAGACTTGTATATAAAATTGCTTGCTCATATAGAATGTAATTTATTTTTGCAAAAATATAAGCGATAAATTTTCGATATGGACATATGGCCAGTCTAAAAAGTTAAAGAATATATATGTGTGCTCAAACTTTAAAAATTTATGGATCTCAACCTAAGTTGTTGGTTTGATTTCAATTTTCACTGTTTAGCTGATTTCAGAAATTGACAAATTAAAACAACTCATTTTTTTGAAAGGAATTTAAACAACTCAATTCCCATAGTAGCAGTGGGGAAAATTCATGTTCGGAAAGAGGCATTAGGGTTAGGATCgccatatatatactatatatatacatatattgctGCGTATACCTTGGATGGAGGCTGTTCTTGACAACCTTCTGGCCGTACTTCCTCCACTTGTAGCCGTCGTCCAACACGTCCACGTCGCTCCTGGTCTGGAAGCAGAACCTCGGttccctcatcttcctcctcacctTCATCCGTCCTCCTTtctgccccgccgccgccgggcccttCCACCTGCTCACCTCATCAACAACAGATGTAGATATTCTCCCAATCAGTTCGTCAGCGCGAGAACGACCCCCCGCCCAGCACTACAAACCCTAACATTCGGTCAACCACACTACTCAACTATTGCTCCCAAGCGTGCAAGAATCAACAACAACAAGTGGGTTATGGTGAGGTCATACGTACCAATTGCAGGAACTTGGGCCGTTGCATGTGGTGGTGGTACTAGCGATCTCGGAGGCGGCTTTCGCCACCGAGGTGCGGCCCGCCTGCTAAAACCAAGATTACAAGGATCGATCAAGGAACAGCCCAGATCAGCAAGTCATTTAACCAGCTGGGCGCACGGGACAAGGGATCACGGGAGTCGCTTCATTTACCTCGCCGGCATCGAGCGCCGCGAAGCCGGTGGTGGTGGTCTTCTcgcaggtggcggcggcggaggcggcggaggggCAGAACGGGATGCCGGGAAGCAGCAGCGGGTACAGGAGGCCGCCGTGGTGGTGGTGATCCGAAGAGAGCATCACGCCATGATTATTCGCAGACTGCTCCTGGACCAACGGCATCTGCAGAAGCTTGTGCTGGTTCGGCAGCGGGGCAATAAGAGGATGCGGAGGGGCGCATGGACTGAGCGCGTAGAGGCTAGCAGGAAGGAAGGTCTCCAACAGCTGGCTGCTCCCCTCCATGCACGCATATAACAAGATCGACCGTGCAGGTgtgggttgtggtggtggtgatcAATTGATCGATGGATCAGGATCAAAGAGGTATTGGGGGCATGAGTGAGCGAGTATGGGAGAGAAAGAAAG
This region includes:
- the LOC136496836 gene encoding probable WRKY transcription factor 56 isoform X2, producing the protein MEGSSQLLETFLPASLYALSPCAPPHPLIAPLPNQHKLLQMPLVQEQSANNHGVMLSSDHHHHGGLLYPLLLPGIPFCPSAASAAATCEKTTTTGFAALDAGEAGRTSVAKAASEIASTTTTCNGPSSCNWWKGPAAAGQKGGRMKVRRKMREPRFCFQTRSDVDVLDDGYKWRKYGQKVVKNSLHPRSYYRCTHSNCRVKKRVERLSEDCRMVITTYEGRHTHSPCSDDADADHSGSCAFTSL
- the LOC136496836 gene encoding probable WRKY transcription factor 50 isoform X1 — translated: MEGSSQLLETFLPASLYALSPCAPPHPLIAPLPNQHKLLQMPLVQEQSANNHGVMLSSDHHHHGGLLYPLLLPGIPFCPSAASAAATCEKTTTTGFAALDAGEQAGRTSVAKAASEIASTTTTCNGPSSCNWWKGPAAAGQKGGRMKVRRKMREPRFCFQTRSDVDVLDDGYKWRKYGQKVVKNSLHPRSYYRCTHSNCRVKKRVERLSEDCRMVITTYEGRHTHSPCSDDADADHSGSCAFTSL